The following DNA comes from Methanosarcina vacuolata Z-761.
ATGATCAATTAATTATAACCACTATGCAAAAGTGGTATGGTAGAGAAGAGAATAGAAAAAACATAACATAAATTTCAAAAATAAAAGTTCTAAAAAAAAGCATTAGAAAAAATATGTAAATGGGATAGCGCGGATTTGAACCGCGGTCCAAGCGTCCCAAACGCTCGAGGATGGACCAAGCTACCCTACTATCCCAAGGGGTACTTCCCTTCAAACGATATTATCCTTTATATAGCTTTCGTTAGAACATGGGCCTGTCATGCTTTCTCTGGAAAATTTTACTGAGAAAATCAAAACTCTTTCTGCCTGAGCTTCCCAGAATTTTGAATTTCTTTCTGATTCTCTGAGGCTCTTTTCATTATTGCCAGCGTCTATAAATCTCATTTTCTACCCCGAGCAGGTCAAGAGTTCTTCCCACCATAATATCTACAAGGTCTTCAAGAGTTTGGGGTCTCGAATAAAATCCCGGGCAAGCTGGAAGGATACTTGCTCCTGCTTTTTTAGCTTTGAGCATATTTTCGATGTGTATGAGGCTAAGCGGGGTTTCCCTGGTCATCAGGATTAGTTTCCTCTCCTCTTTGAGGCAGACATCTGCGGCTCTTGTAAGAAGGGTATCAGATACCCCATTTGCAACGGCTGCAAGAGTTTTCATGCTGCAAGGGGCGATAACCATTCCCCCTGTCCTGTAGGAGCCACTGGCTATTGGTGCTGAGAAATCTTTCTGGGCGTAGCTCCATGTTGCGAGTTTTTCCACTGCCTCTGGAATATAATCAGTTTCAATTTCGATTATCTGTTTTGCGGCATCCGTCAAAACCAAATGGGTTTTTATTCCTTTTTCCTCCAGTACTTCAAGAAGGCGAATTCCATACTGGACCCCTGAAGCTCCGCTGATTCCTACCGTTATCTCCATTTTATCCTGCCGTTAATGTTCCTGCTGATACTTTAACTCATCTCTGTGCTGTTATTATCATTATTCTCTCTATACAGTTATTTTCATGAATCTTCCTAGCTGTTATTTTCATGAATCTCTCTAGCTGTTATTTTCATGAATCTCTCTAGCTGTTATTTTCTTACTCATCTTATGCTTTACTTCTATTATTCATCTCATGCCGTTGATTCAAATCTATATCTTGCTCTTCCAGTTCGTCGCCTTTTTTGTAAAAAGAAATGAAGCTTTCCACCATTTCCCCTGAGGCTAAAACTATGTCTTTTATTTCTTCAGGGGTGATATCATCCTGGT
Coding sequences within:
- a CDS encoding UbiX family flavin prenyltransferase, with protein sequence MEITVGISGASGVQYGIRLLEVLEEKGIKTHLVLTDAAKQIIEIETDYIPEAVEKLATWSYAQKDFSAPIASGSYRTGGMVIAPCSMKTLAAVANGVSDTLLTRAADVCLKEERKLILMTRETPLSLIHIENMLKAKKAGASILPACPGFYSRPQTLEDLVDIMVGRTLDLLGVENEIYRRWQ